A segment of the Candidatus Peregrinibacteria bacterium genome:
GGCAATCCTTGCAGTAATGAGTGATCCTGATTTTTCTTGTGCTTCAATAACAATTACCCCGAGTGAAATTCCAGAAATAAGGCGATTCCTCCTTGGAAAATTATATGGATCAGGTGGTGTGCCGAGCGGAAATTCAGAGATGATTGCTCCCGACTCTTCTATTTCTCTCGCAAGCTTCTTGTTCTGCACTGGATACGGAAGATCGATCCCTGTTCCCCACACGGCAAGAGTTCTTCCATTTCTTTTAAGCGCTGCCCGATGAGCTTCTGTATCAACTCCAAATGCCATTCCCGAAATAATGGTAAATCCAGTCCGAATAATTTCGGGCAAAATGTGCGCTATGACTCTTTTTCCATACGGAGAACATTTTCTTGTTCCGACAACTGCAAGAGAAATATTATCTTCGGGAAGAATCGTTCCTTTTGTGAAAAGAAAGATTGGCGGATCTGGAATATTCCGAAGCGCAGAGGGAAAAGATTCATCATCAATAAATATGAGTTGGCATTTTTCTTGTTCAAATTTCTTCTGAATTCTTGAGAAATTCATCGTTTTTATTTTTTCAATACATGCCTCAGTACTCCTTTCTCGGATTCCCATTTTTATGAGATCTTCTCGAGTAATGTTTTTTTTTGCATTTTGGAGATTCCCAAAATATGAACGAAAAATAGCGAGTCTTCGTATGTTCAGAAAATCGAGTGATGCCCAGAAAAGTTTCGTTTCGAGATCCATTCCAAAGAATTATTCTGGAAGTCACTTTACCATCTCTCTTCAAAATTTTTGTTGAGGCATTCAAAATTTCAATGAAAATGTTCGGCGCGGAAATGATCTTTTGCTCTTCGTGAACAAGGATTTTTGTATTCCTCGAAAAGGATGTGATTCTGTTGTCACGCTCCGACAACACAATACAAACTGCTCACTTTCTCTCATTTCTGAGTATTTCGTGATAAGAAGAGCATTGTAAATATGCATGAAAATTCCTACACTCCTTCCTCTTTTTCTTCTCCTCCAAATTCAAAAGTTTTTTCCCATGTGGTGTCTTCGTGTATCTTTTTGTGTTCCAGTTTTAAAACTCTCGGCTTCACAATACTCTTCAAAAAGACGGGATCATGGGTGGTGACAATAACGGTGAG
Coding sequences within it:
- the dprA gene encoding DNA-protecting protein DprA, whose translation is MDLETKLFWASLDFLNIRRLAIFRSYFGNLQNAKKNITREDLIKMGIRERSTEACIEKIKTMNFSRIQKKFEQEKCQLIFIDDESFPSALRNIPDPPIFLFTKGTILPEDNISLAVVGTRKCSPYGKRVIAHILPEIIRTGFTIISGMAFGVDTEAHRAALKRNGRTLAVWGTGIDLPYPVQNKKLAREIEESGAIISEFPLGTPPDPYNFPRRNRLISGISLGVIVIEAQEKSGSLITARIALEQGKEVFAVPGAIFSDLSEGANTIIRKGEAKLVSGPADILEEFSFVKNNTEVRKFIPENEIQRTIFETLSKEGMSFDELVLLSKKTSAEVSTALLFMSMKGAVTDLGMNEWARNF